TTCATCTGTAACGGGAAGGAACTCCTCCTCGCTTTCCACGAAAAATCCCAGGGCGTCCGAAAAGCTGTCCGTCGTATTCAATGCAAAGACGTTGGTTTTGACGGCGTCGCCGATGCGCCGCTCTGGGTTCCCGTCTTGAACATCCTCAAGGCTGATAAGGCCCTGCAGCACGCGGTTTTCGTCCGCGACGAGGAGGCTTCCGATGCGGTGCTTGCGCATCAAAAACACCGCCCGCGACACGGGAAGATTCGCCTGGGAAAGTGTAATGAAGATGGGATCGCGAATCATCAACTCGGCTAGGCTCACGGCTTCAAGCTCGATTTGAAACTTGTGCCGCCGCACGAGCGCCTCGCCGTACTTGGTGCGGGGACTCCGGATGAACGTCTTCGTGTCCGCCGCTTCGAGAACGCGGCCCTCCTTCATCAGCACCACCACGGTCGCAAGCTTTACGGTTTCGACGACGTCGCGTGTCGCGATTACGAACGTGGTTTTGGGGCAAAGGGAGCGGACGCGCAGGAACTCGCGCCGCATGAGGTCGCGCTCCGTGCGGCCGAGTCCGAAGAACGGCTCGTCCAAAAGCACGAGCGGCGGACTCGCCACGAGCGCGCGTGCAAACGCCGCTTGCAGGCGCTCAATGGAGCTTGCAAAAGCCGGATATTTTCCAGCGGCGGCATCATCAAGCCCGACCACCCCTAGGATGCGGGTGATTTCCTCGCCGCGGCGGGCTCTCGGAAAAGACGCCAAGCGCGGCGCGAGGGCGACGTTTTGGCGAAGGGTTCGATGTGGAACGAGGCCGCCTCCGGGCACGACAAAGCCCATCGTGGCCCGGTGTTCGAGCACATTCACCCGGTTTACGTCCACGCCGCCCACCTGAATCTGCCCGGAAGTGGGGCCCTCGAGCCGGTTGATGAGCCGGAGCAGTGTGGATTTGCCCGACCTCTCCTCCCCCAGAAGAGCCGTCGTGCTGTTTTCCTCGACGAGGAGCTCAATGTCCTTGAGCGCGGTAACGTCAGGACGGTAGTATTTGCTAACGCCTTTCAGATAAACCATACGGCCACCTCATTTCGCATGCGGTATGGAGAACGCTCCCGAGCTTCGGCGCGCGACGTTCAGTTCGTGTAGCCAAGGCTCCGGAGTTTTTCTTCATCTTCGCGCGAGAGAGTGGCCGCGGGGG
The DNA window shown above is from Acidobacteriota bacterium and carries:
- a CDS encoding ATP-binding cassette domain-containing protein; the protein is MVYLKGVSKYYRPDVTALKDIELLVEENSTTALLGEERSGKSTLLRLINRLEGPTSGQIQVGGVDVNRVNVLEHRATMGFVVPGGGLVPHRTLRQNVALAPRLASFPRARRGEEITRILGVVGLDDAAAGKYPAFASSIERLQAAFARALVASPPLVLLDEPFFGLGRTERDLMRREFLRVRSLCPKTTFVIATRDVVETVKLATVVVLMKEGRVLEAADTKTFIRSPRTKYGEALVRRHKFQIELEAVSLAELMIRDPIFITLSQANLPVSRAVFLMRKHRIGSLLVADENRVLQGLISLEDVQDGNPERRIGDAVKTNVFALNTTDSFSDALGFFVESEEEFLPVTDESNCLQGLITRKGISKQLEKLL